The Tenacibaculum jejuense genome includes a window with the following:
- a CDS encoding NUDIX hydrolase, with translation MKEIDKIAWIETKNGKILSTRSKGKEKFYIPGGKREGNESDEATLIREIKEELSVTIIKDTIEYVGTFKAQSDGAKKGILVKMTCYKAKFKGTLLADNEIEEIQWLDSSHIDIISEVDKKIFAFLKEKGEIK, from the coding sequence ATGAAAGAAATTGATAAAATTGCGTGGATAGAAACTAAGAATGGTAAAATTCTTAGTACTCGATCTAAAGGAAAAGAAAAGTTTTATATACCTGGAGGAAAGAGAGAAGGTAACGAATCTGACGAAGCAACGCTTATTCGTGAAATAAAAGAAGAATTAAGCGTTACAATAATAAAAGACACCATAGAATATGTTGGAACTTTTAAAGCGCAATCAGATGGAGCTAAAAAGGGAATTTTAGTTAAAATGACTTGCTACAAAGCAAAATTTAAAGGAACTTTACTAGCAGATAATGAAATTGAAGAAATACAATGGTTAGATTCTTCTCATATCGACATTATCTCTGAAGTTGACAAAAAAATATTTGCTTTCTTGAAAGAAAAAGGAGAGATTAAATAA
- a CDS encoding MOSC domain-containing protein translates to MKILATNIGERKEIDWKGKKVTTGIFKYPTNQPIYLNVEEVKGDSICDREHHGGIDQAVYAYSVKHYDYFKELYPDLKWEYGIFGENLTLDDIEETKVHVGDTYKVGEVILEVTKPRYPCMKLGVRFNDMKIVKQFWNTTKSGVYFKVLKTGEVKKGDLFELIQTDTTKPTIADIYLQKKKSKFS, encoded by the coding sequence ATGAAGATCTTAGCTACGAACATAGGCGAACGTAAAGAAATAGATTGGAAAGGGAAGAAGGTAACTACAGGGATTTTTAAATATCCTACAAATCAACCAATTTATTTAAATGTGGAAGAGGTAAAAGGCGATTCAATATGTGATAGAGAACATCATGGAGGAATAGATCAGGCGGTATATGCGTATTCTGTAAAACATTACGATTATTTTAAAGAGTTATATCCTGATTTAAAGTGGGAGTATGGTATTTTTGGAGAAAACTTAACTTTAGATGATATAGAAGAAACTAAAGTTCATGTTGGAGATACATACAAAGTTGGTGAAGTTATATTAGAAGTGACTAAGCCTAGATATCCTTGTATGAAGCTTGGAGTTCGTTTTAATGACATGAAAATTGTGAAACAGTTTTGGAATACAACTAAAAGTGGAGTGTATTTTAAGGTTTTAAAAACTGGTGAAGTGAAGAAAGGTGATCTTTTTGAATTAATTCAGACAGACACAACTAAGCCAACCATAGCTGATATTTATTTACAAAAAAAGAAAAGTAAGTTTTCATGA
- a CDS encoding fatty acid desaturase family protein yields the protein MNSIKFSRIDKTKFFRTLNKRVNDYFKENEIKRTGNWKLYLKAIIMFTLFLAPFAVILTVDMPNWLRFLLTIVIGIGMAGVGMNVMHDSNHESFSSKKWVNNLMGSSMYILAGNVYNWKVQHNVLHHTYTNIQDHDEDMDAGRIIRFSKHTQWRPFHRFQKYYSPVLYGLLTINWAITTDFKQMHSYLKRKLSYGKFPNPKVEWTKLIVTKIIYYAMWLVLPLLVLDIAWWKVLIGFFVMHYTAGIILSFVFQLAHIVPSTDTPLPDENGNMKNTWAIHQLYTTANFAPKNWFINFYTGGLNHQVEHHIFPHISHIHYSKIAKIVKETAKEFNLPYHEYKTTRKAILEHLRHIAELGKKPQLA from the coding sequence ATGAATTCGATTAAATTTTCAAGAATAGATAAAACCAAGTTTTTTAGAACTTTAAATAAAAGAGTAAACGACTACTTTAAAGAAAACGAAATTAAGAGAACAGGTAACTGGAAATTGTATTTAAAAGCAATTATCATGTTTACACTTTTCTTAGCTCCTTTTGCAGTTATATTAACTGTTGATATGCCTAACTGGCTTCGATTTTTATTAACGATTGTTATAGGAATTGGTATGGCTGGTGTTGGTATGAATGTAATGCACGATAGCAACCATGAATCTTTCTCAAGTAAAAAATGGGTGAATAACCTAATGGGAAGTAGTATGTATATTTTAGCTGGAAATGTGTATAACTGGAAAGTGCAACATAATGTTTTACACCATACATATACGAATATTCAAGACCATGATGAAGATATGGATGCTGGTAGAATTATTCGTTTTTCTAAACATACACAATGGAGACCTTTCCATAGATTTCAGAAGTATTATTCGCCAGTTTTATATGGTTTACTAACTATTAACTGGGCGATAACTACAGATTTCAAGCAAATGCACAGCTACTTAAAAAGAAAATTATCTTATGGAAAATTCCCTAATCCAAAAGTAGAATGGACTAAATTAATTGTTACTAAAATTATTTATTATGCAATGTGGTTAGTTCTTCCATTATTGGTTTTAGACATTGCATGGTGGAAAGTTTTAATTGGTTTCTTTGTAATGCATTATACGGCAGGAATCATTTTAAGTTTTGTATTCCAGTTAGCACACATCGTACCTTCAACAGACACTCCTTTACCAGATGAAAATGGTAACATGAAAAATACTTGGGCGATTCACCAATTGTATACTACAGCAAACTTTGCTCCTAAAAATTGGTTTATTAATTTCTACACTGGAGGTTTAAATCATCAAGTAGAACACCATATTTTCCCTCACATTTCGCACATACATTACAGTAAAATAGCGAAAATAGTAAAAGAGACTGCTAAGGAATTTAATTTACCTTATCACGAATATAAAACAACACGAAAGGCAATTTTAGAACACTTAAGACATATTGCCGAACTAGGAAAAAAACCGCAACTAGCATAA
- the rsmG gene encoding 16S rRNA (guanine(527)-N(7))-methyltransferase RsmG, whose product MDIILKYFPNLTENQLRQFTLLQELYEDWNLKINVVSRKDIDELYLRHVLHSLGIAKVMEFQPGTNVMDVGTGGGFPGVPLAILFPETKFHLVDSIGKKIKVVNEVVEGLGLENVKTTHGRVEEVDEIYDFIISRAVAQMETFHRWVKNKVQKKQNHELKNGILYLKGGDLTEELAKFPKATIYDLPDFFDEDFFETKKVVHLPIKFKG is encoded by the coding sequence ATGGATATCATTTTAAAATACTTTCCTAATTTAACTGAAAATCAGTTACGCCAATTTACGCTTTTACAAGAACTATATGAAGATTGGAACCTAAAAATTAATGTAGTTTCTAGAAAAGATATTGATGAGCTGTATTTGCGTCATGTTTTACATTCTTTAGGTATAGCAAAAGTGATGGAGTTTCAACCAGGAACAAACGTTATGGATGTTGGAACCGGAGGAGGATTTCCTGGTGTACCATTAGCTATATTATTTCCTGAAACGAAATTTCATTTAGTAGACTCTATCGGAAAAAAGATTAAAGTTGTAAATGAAGTTGTAGAAGGTTTAGGATTAGAAAATGTAAAAACTACACATGGAAGAGTAGAAGAGGTTGATGAAATTTATGATTTTATTATAAGTAGAGCAGTTGCGCAAATGGAAACTTTTCATAGATGGGTGAAAAACAAAGTCCAAAAGAAGCAAAATCACGAATTGAAAAATGGAATTTTATACTTAAAAGGCGGTGATTTAACTGAGGAATTAGCAAAATTCCCAAAAGCGACTATTTATGATTTGCCAGACTTTTTTGATGAAGATTTCTTCGAGACTAAAAAAGTAGTGCATTTACCAATAAAGTTTAAAGGATAA
- a CDS encoding pyridoxal phosphate-dependent aminotransferase, producing the protein MSEALSNRINSLPVSQTLAMAAKARELKGQGKDIISLSLGEPDFNTPDFIKDAAIEAVNQNYNSYTPVDGYGELKEAICKKFKRDNDLDYAPNQIVVSTGAKQSIANVMQVLLNPGDEVLLPCPYWVSYSAIATLCEAVSVEIPSTIETNFKITPEQLEAAITPKTKLILFNSPNNPSGTIYTKEEYLALAKVLEKYPEIFVMSDEIYEHINYGTKPFSFAAIESMYDRTITVNGLAKAFAMTGWRIGYIGAPAWIAKACTKMQGQITSGTNCIAQRAAITAVSADPSAVQYMVDEFKSRRDIVLGLLEKIEGFKLNVPEGAFYIFPDISAFFGKTIQGKEINNASDFSMLLLEEANVATVTGDAFGAPNCIRMSYAASELQLREAVKRIKEVLS; encoded by the coding sequence ATGTCAGAAGCATTATCGAACAGAATTAACAGTTTACCTGTATCGCAAACATTAGCCATGGCTGCAAAAGCCAGAGAATTAAAAGGTCAAGGAAAAGATATCATCAGCTTGAGTTTAGGAGAGCCTGATTTTAACACACCTGACTTTATTAAAGATGCTGCAATTGAAGCAGTAAATCAGAATTATAATTCATACACACCAGTAGATGGATATGGTGAATTAAAAGAAGCTATTTGCAAAAAATTCAAGCGCGATAATGATTTAGATTATGCTCCAAATCAGATCGTAGTTTCTACAGGCGCAAAACAATCTATTGCTAACGTAATGCAAGTATTGTTAAATCCTGGAGATGAAGTTTTATTACCTTGTCCATACTGGGTAAGTTACTCTGCAATTGCAACATTATGTGAAGCTGTTTCTGTTGAGATTCCTTCAACTATTGAAACCAACTTTAAAATTACTCCAGAGCAATTAGAAGCTGCAATTACACCAAAAACGAAATTAATTTTATTCAACTCACCAAACAATCCGAGTGGTACAATCTATACTAAAGAAGAGTATTTAGCTTTAGCTAAAGTATTAGAAAAGTATCCAGAGATTTTCGTGATGTCTGATGAAATTTACGAACATATTAACTACGGAACAAAACCTTTCAGTTTTGCTGCAATTGAAAGCATGTACGATAGAACAATTACTGTAAACGGATTAGCAAAAGCTTTTGCTATGACAGGTTGGAGAATTGGTTATATCGGAGCACCTGCTTGGATTGCTAAAGCTTGTACGAAAATGCAAGGTCAGATTACTTCTGGAACTAACTGTATTGCACAAAGAGCTGCAATTACTGCTGTTTCTGCTGATCCTAGCGCTGTTCAATACATGGTAGATGAATTTAAATCGAGAAGAGATATTGTTCTTGGTTTATTAGAAAAAATCGAAGGTTTTAAATTAAACGTTCCTGAAGGAGCTTTCTATATCTTCCCAGATATTTCTGCTTTCTTCGGAAAAACAATACAAGGTAAAGAAATTAACAATGCTTCAGACTTCTCTATGTTATTATTAGAAGAAGCAAATGTAGCTACAGTGACTGGTGATGCTTTTGGTGCGCCAAACTGTATCCGTATGTCTTATGCTGCTTCAGAATTACAATTACGTGAAGCTGTAAAGCGTATTAAAGAAGTATTGAGTTAA
- a CDS encoding GNAT family N-acetyltransferase — protein sequence MKSEKIIIETERLIVREFVLDDYKDVYEFNSNVELHQFTGDEIIASEERAKEIIQDIWFQDYENYGYGRWAVLYKPKDKVIGFAGLKFLPEINETDIGFRFLPEYWGKGIASEVAKEIIKFGFENLNLNRIIGIAMPQNIGSCKVLEKIGLTFLKLDTYDHGSEFYNWYALDKVTYEDKKGK from the coding sequence ATGAAATCTGAAAAAATTATAATTGAAACTGAACGATTAATAGTAAGAGAATTTGTTCTAGATGATTATAAAGATGTTTATGAATTTAACTCTAATGTAGAACTTCATCAATTTACAGGTGATGAAATTATAGCTTCGGAAGAAAGAGCCAAAGAAATAATTCAAGACATTTGGTTTCAAGATTATGAGAATTATGGATATGGAAGATGGGCAGTTTTATATAAGCCTAAAGATAAAGTAATAGGTTTTGCTGGATTAAAGTTTCTTCCTGAAATAAACGAAACTGACATAGGGTTTAGATTTTTACCAGAATATTGGGGTAAAGGTATAGCATCTGAAGTCGCTAAAGAAATTATAAAATTTGGATTCGAAAATTTGAATCTTAATAGAATAATTGGAATAGCAATGCCTCAAAATATTGGGTCTTGTAAAGTTTTAGAAAAAATAGGACTTACTTTTTTAAAATTAGATACTTATGATCATGGAAGCGAATTTTATAACTGGTATGCATTAGATAAAGTTACTTATGAAGATAAAAAAGGAAAATAA
- a CDS encoding S41 family peptidase, which produces MRKHLKAVLFLLSLSTLTTIAQETRLLRQPTIVKDQITYCYGGDIWTTNLTTNKTTRLTSTPAVESNPHLSPDGKWIAFSSNRFGRGDVFLVPTSGGEAKRLTWHPSGSSVRGWSNDGKRILFASSRNTAPSSYNKLYTISVNGGPAQKVADQWAFSGSYASDESKIVIDRVSRWDTEWRDYRGGQNTPLIILDLKTQQEILLPNNKTTDKQPIWINDKIYFLSDRTHTSNIWSYDVKTKAVNQITKYKGTAIKSLGGDKNQLIYEQDGYLHLLNLDSKKTTQLKIELKGDFPWTATKWENVNSRVNFSSISPNGKRVLMSARGDIFTAPVEFGDSRNISQSSGAADRAPIWSPKGNEIAWFTDKDGKGYALHITNQDGSNVSKTISIGVSKMAWNPVWSPDGKYIAFTDDDTRVRIVNLETKKIQTIDNAGTNLERGRLGVTWSPDSNWVAYAKSGDNSLRQIKVWSVKTGETNVITNNFADSFSPAWDLDHKHLYFLASTDLALQSGWANTSAMTARPNYAVYVVNLNKKDESPFKAKSDEEAVKKENKKGETPKKKEDKKSKKTKKEVIIDFEGIARRILPLPIPNGSYYAIDAGPSGFAFISDRSTVHKFDLKKLKSKEFGKRIRIRAISPNGKHMLLSSRRIWKVIKTTAPNAKAAKTVKIDFNMKLDRLSEWNQMFEEAWRYERDYFYDPNLHGRNWNTVYKRYQPLVKHIKHRSDLNYILDQVNGELSVGHSFVRGGDYPRTDRSSVGLLGADFKINNNKWQIQRIYTSESWNPGLNGPLDQPGMNVKEDYYLVGINNNEITSKDNIYQFLDGTANKQTVIHINSKPTFEGSWKEIVKPIRSENSLRQRTWVEDNRRLVDKLSDGKLAYIWVPNTSGAGFVSFNRYFFAQQDKEGAVIDERFNGGGLLDDYMVDLMTRKPRAALTNEVPNGKPMRLPAGILGPKVLLINELAGSGGDYFPWVFRQQKAGLLIGTTTWGGLVKSSTHYRLIDGGSLTAPDNAVFDPVKNEWIAENTGVAPDIFVRQDALSLSQGKDPQLERAVKEALKQLKGDLKITVPKFPTPTKSN; this is translated from the coding sequence ATGAGAAAGCATTTAAAAGCAGTCTTGTTTCTATTGTCTTTATCAACTTTAACTACAATAGCACAAGAAACAAGATTACTTAGACAGCCAACAATAGTAAAAGATCAGATCACGTACTGCTACGGTGGTGACATCTGGACAACAAACCTAACAACCAACAAAACAACTAGATTAACATCTACACCCGCAGTTGAAAGCAACCCTCATCTTTCTCCTGATGGAAAATGGATTGCTTTTAGCTCAAATCGTTTCGGAAGAGGCGATGTTTTCTTAGTTCCAACAAGTGGCGGAGAGGCTAAAAGATTAACTTGGCATCCTTCTGGTTCAAGTGTGCGTGGTTGGTCTAATGATGGAAAACGAATTCTTTTTGCTTCATCTAGGAACACTGCTCCTAGTTCTTATAACAAACTCTATACAATTTCAGTAAACGGAGGACCAGCTCAAAAAGTAGCAGATCAATGGGCTTTTTCAGGTTCATATGCTTCAGATGAAAGTAAAATAGTTATAGATCGAGTATCTCGCTGGGATACTGAATGGAGAGATTATCGTGGAGGACAAAATACACCTCTAATCATCTTAGATCTTAAGACTCAACAAGAAATATTACTCCCGAACAACAAAACAACTGATAAACAACCTATCTGGATTAACGATAAAATCTATTTTCTTTCAGACAGAACTCATACTTCTAATATTTGGTCGTATGATGTAAAAACAAAAGCTGTAAACCAAATCACGAAATATAAAGGAACTGCTATAAAATCGTTAGGAGGAGATAAAAATCAGTTAATTTATGAACAAGACGGATACTTACACCTTCTAAATTTAGATTCTAAGAAAACAACTCAACTTAAAATAGAATTAAAAGGAGACTTTCCTTGGACTGCAACCAAATGGGAAAATGTAAACTCCAGAGTAAACTTTTCTAGTATTTCTCCTAATGGTAAAAGAGTTTTAATGAGTGCAAGAGGAGATATTTTCACTGCTCCTGTAGAGTTTGGTGATTCAAGAAATATTTCTCAATCTTCTGGAGCTGCAGATAGAGCTCCAATATGGTCTCCAAAAGGAAATGAAATAGCTTGGTTTACTGATAAAGACGGTAAAGGCTATGCATTACATATTACAAATCAAGATGGTAGTAACGTAAGTAAAACTATTTCTATCGGAGTATCTAAGATGGCTTGGAATCCAGTTTGGTCTCCAGACGGAAAGTATATCGCTTTTACGGACGATGACACTAGAGTTAGAATAGTAAATCTTGAAACCAAAAAGATTCAAACTATAGATAACGCTGGAACTAACCTTGAGAGAGGTCGTTTAGGCGTAACATGGTCTCCTGATTCTAACTGGGTAGCATACGCAAAATCCGGAGATAATTCATTACGACAAATAAAAGTTTGGTCTGTAAAAACAGGGGAAACTAATGTAATTACAAATAATTTTGCCGATTCTTTTTCACCTGCGTGGGATTTAGATCATAAACATCTTTATTTTCTAGCCAGTACAGATTTAGCTTTACAGTCTGGCTGGGCAAATACCAGCGCCATGACTGCAAGACCAAATTATGCCGTTTATGTTGTTAATTTAAATAAAAAAGATGAATCTCCTTTTAAAGCAAAAAGTGATGAAGAAGCTGTAAAAAAAGAAAATAAAAAAGGAGAAACACCTAAGAAAAAAGAAGATAAAAAATCAAAAAAAACTAAAAAAGAAGTTATTATTGATTTTGAAGGTATAGCAAGAAGAATTTTACCATTACCAATACCAAATGGTTCTTATTATGCTATTGATGCAGGACCAAGTGGATTTGCTTTTATTTCAGACAGGAGTACCGTTCATAAATTTGACCTGAAAAAACTAAAATCGAAAGAATTTGGAAAAAGAATTCGAATTAGAGCAATTTCTCCAAACGGAAAACATATGCTGCTTTCTTCTAGAAGAATATGGAAAGTAATTAAAACAACTGCTCCCAATGCTAAAGCTGCTAAAACTGTAAAAATCGACTTCAATATGAAGTTAGATAGACTTAGTGAATGGAATCAAATGTTTGAAGAAGCATGGCGATACGAACGTGATTATTTTTATGATCCTAATTTACATGGAAGAAACTGGAATACAGTATACAAAAGATACCAACCTTTAGTAAAACATATAAAACATCGTTCTGATTTAAATTATATTCTAGATCAGGTTAATGGAGAATTATCTGTTGGTCATAGTTTTGTTCGTGGTGGAGATTATCCGAGAACAGATCGTTCATCTGTAGGTTTATTAGGTGCAGACTTTAAAATAAACAACAACAAATGGCAAATTCAAAGAATATATACTTCTGAAAGCTGGAACCCAGGATTAAATGGACCATTGGATCAACCAGGAATGAATGTTAAAGAAGACTACTATTTAGTTGGAATAAACAATAATGAAATTACCTCAAAGGATAATATTTATCAGTTTTTAGATGGAACTGCTAACAAACAAACCGTAATTCACATCAATTCTAAACCTACTTTTGAAGGCTCATGGAAAGAAATTGTTAAACCTATTAGAAGTGAGAATTCTCTAAGACAAAGAACTTGGGTAGAAGATAATCGTCGTTTAGTTGATAAATTATCTGACGGAAAACTTGCCTACATCTGGGTACCAAATACAAGTGGTGCTGGTTTTGTTTCTTTTAACAGATATTTCTTTGCCCAACAAGACAAAGAAGGTGCTGTTATCGACGAACGATTTAACGGTGGTGGTTTATTAGATGATTACATGGTTGACTTAATGACAAGAAAACCTAGAGCCGCACTTACTAATGAAGTTCCAAATGGAAAACCGATGCGTTTACCAGCAGGAATTTTAGGTCCGAAAGTTTTATTAATAAATGAACTTGCAGGTTCTGGAGGAGATTATTTTCCTTGGGTTTTTAGACAACAAAAAGCTGGATTATTAATTGGTACAACAACTTGGGGAGGTTTAGTAAAGTCTTCTACGCATTATCGATTAATAGATGGTGGTTCTCTTACCGCCCCAGACAATGCTGTTTTTGATCCTGTAAAGAATGAATGGATTGCTGAAAATACAGGTGTGGCTCCAGATATTTTTGTACGCCAAGATGCTTTATCACTTTCACAAGGTAAAGATCCTCAATTAGAACGAGCAGTTAAAGAGGCTTTAAAACAATTAAAAGGAGATTTAAAAATTACAGTGCCTAAATTTCCAACACCAACAAAATCAAATTAA
- a CDS encoding retropepsin-like aspartic protease yields MASLKKVLRKKKYVRIKLKKMKTNHLELKAEINGVKGVFILDTGASNSCVGLNLVDQFKLVSEVSEVKAAGAGATDMETYKSVENRLRIGDWKLKNCDLVLFDLKHVNAALTMHNAKEVHGIIGADVLEKGKALIDYDKKVLYLRKIKKKKQRNLSLPF; encoded by the coding sequence ATGGCAAGTTTGAAAAAAGTATTACGTAAAAAGAAATACGTTCGAATAAAGTTGAAGAAAATGAAAACAAATCACCTTGAGTTAAAAGCTGAAATCAACGGTGTAAAAGGTGTTTTTATTTTAGATACTGGAGCTTCAAATTCTTGTGTTGGATTAAATTTAGTCGATCAATTCAAATTGGTTTCTGAAGTTAGCGAAGTCAAAGCAGCTGGAGCTGGAGCAACTGATATGGAAACTTATAAATCGGTTGAAAACAGATTAAGAATTGGCGATTGGAAGTTGAAAAATTGTGATTTAGTCCTTTTTGATTTAAAACATGTAAATGCTGCATTAACCATGCATAATGCTAAAGAAGTACACGGAATAATTGGTGCAGATGTTTTAGAAAAAGGAAAGGCTCTTATCGATTATGATAAGAAAGTGTTGTACTTAAGGAAAATTAAAAAGAAAAAGCAACGAAATTTATCGTTGCCTTTTTAG
- a CDS encoding nucleoside deaminase, with protein MNPFDDAYFMRKALQEAEQAYAKGEVPVGAIIVFKNQIIARAHNLTERLNDVTAHAEMQAFTSAADFLGGKYLRDCTLYVTLEPCQMCAGASYWTQIGKIVYGADEPKSGFTVLGTKLHPKTKVVSGVLKEECAEIIKRFFIQKRNLN; from the coding sequence ATGAATCCTTTTGATGATGCATATTTTATGAGAAAAGCACTGCAAGAAGCAGAGCAAGCTTATGCTAAAGGAGAGGTTCCTGTTGGTGCAATTATTGTTTTTAAAAATCAAATTATAGCCAGAGCACATAATCTTACAGAACGTTTAAACGATGTAACAGCACATGCAGAAATGCAAGCTTTTACTTCTGCTGCAGATTTTTTAGGAGGAAAATACCTTAGAGATTGTACATTATACGTAACTCTTGAACCTTGTCAGATGTGCGCAGGAGCAAGTTATTGGACCCAGATAGGAAAAATCGTTTACGGAGCTGATGAACCTAAATCTGGTTTTACAGTTTTGGGAACAAAATTACATCCAAAAACAAAGGTTGTATCTGGAGTTTTAAAAGAAGAATGTGCTGAAATAATAAAAAGATTTTTTATTCAAAAAAGGAATCTGAATTAG
- a CDS encoding TatD family hydrolase codes for MITDTHTHLYSEQFNDDRDEMMTRAKDAGVSRFFIPAIDSSYTKSMFELEKNYPNDVFLMMGVHPTSVKENYKEELAHVREWIDKRDFYGIGEIGIDLYWDKTFLTQQQEAFKTQIQWAKEKQLPIVIHCREAFDEIFEILEEEKGDNLHGIFHCFTGTFEQAQQAISYNMKLGIGGVATFKNGKIDKFLNEIDLQHIVLETDSPYLAPTPYRGKRNESSYITQVVGKLVDIYGKSYQEISEITTENSKQVFKI; via the coding sequence ATGATTACAGATACACACACTCACTTATATTCAGAGCAATTTAATGACGATAGAGATGAAATGATGACTAGAGCCAAAGATGCTGGTGTTTCTCGTTTTTTTATTCCTGCAATTGATAGTTCATACACAAAAAGCATGTTCGAATTGGAAAAGAATTATCCAAATGATGTTTTTTTAATGATGGGAGTTCATCCGACTTCTGTTAAGGAAAATTACAAGGAGGAGTTAGCGCACGTAAGAGAGTGGATTGACAAACGTGATTTTTATGGTATTGGAGAAATAGGAATTGACTTATATTGGGATAAAACCTTTTTAACTCAACAACAAGAAGCTTTTAAAACTCAAATACAATGGGCAAAAGAAAAACAACTTCCGATTGTAATTCACTGTAGAGAAGCTTTTGATGAAATTTTCGAAATTTTAGAAGAAGAAAAAGGAGACAATTTACATGGTATTTTCCACTGTTTTACGGGAACTTTTGAGCAAGCACAACAAGCAATTTCATACAATATGAAATTAGGAATTGGTGGCGTAGCAACTTTTAAAAACGGAAAAATTGATAAGTTCTTAAATGAAATAGATCTTCAGCATATTGTTTTAGAAACCGATTCCCCTTACTTAGCTCCTACTCCATACAGAGGAAAGAGAAATGAAAGTAGTTATATCACTCAAGTTGTTGGTAAATTGGTGGATATTTACGGGAAATCGTATCAAGAAATTTCTGAAATTACTACAGAAAACTCGAAACAAGTTTTCAAAATATAA
- a CDS encoding LytR/AlgR family response regulator transcription factor codes for MNVYIVEDEIFQLEDLKISLEVLGHNCIGASDDPMETLDQIEKLKPDVILIDIHLQKRKSGIMLAEKIKRFYKTPLIYTTSAYDEATINEASVTKPVAYLTKPIKENDLKAALILASQQIESKIKDDNNREFFARHGNKLFKIDINSILYVHTDSKNYCSIITKDERKFSVRNSISGLLKTLNNDDFIQTHRSFLINWNYIKSFSESDQSIDLKHINLSIPVGRTYKSKILERLNII; via the coding sequence ATGAATGTTTATATTGTCGAAGACGAAATATTTCAATTAGAAGATTTAAAGATCTCTTTAGAAGTTTTAGGTCACAATTGTATTGGCGCATCAGATGACCCTATGGAAACATTAGATCAAATTGAAAAACTTAAACCTGATGTTATTCTTATTGATATTCATTTACAGAAAAGGAAATCAGGTATAATGTTAGCAGAAAAAATTAAGAGATTTTATAAAACTCCTTTAATCTATACTACTTCAGCGTATGATGAAGCAACTATAAACGAAGCTTCAGTTACAAAACCAGTAGCTTATTTAACTAAACCGATTAAAGAAAACGACTTAAAAGCAGCCTTAATATTAGCATCTCAGCAAATTGAATCCAAAATAAAAGACGATAACAATCGAGAATTCTTCGCTCGACATGGAAATAAATTATTCAAAATTGACATCAACTCTATATTGTATGTCCACACCGATTCTAAAAATTATTGTTCTATTATCACTAAAGACGAGAGGAAATTCTCTGTAAGAAATTCTATATCTGGATTATTAAAAACTTTAAACAACGATGATTTTATACAAACACATCGTTCTTTTTTGATTAATTGGAATTACATTAAATCATTTTCAGAAAGTGATCAAAGTATAGATCTTAAACATATCAATCTCAGTATTCCAGTAGGACGAACTTATAAGTCTAAAATTTTAGAAAGATTAAATATTATTTAG
- a CDS encoding methylated-DNA--[protein]-cysteine S-methyltransferase, whose translation MSIETTYYSSPIGTLEITGDEKSIHSIYFIDDEHSTPENISSREIKNCVLQLEEYFSGNRKEFELTLAPKGTKFQGKVWNELLRVPFGKTRSYLEQSKALGDIKAIRAVASANGKNPISIIIPCHRIIGSDGSLTGYAGGVWRKKWLLEHENGTKQQSLF comes from the coding sequence GTGAGCATAGAAACAACATATTATTCTTCTCCTATTGGAACTCTAGAAATAACTGGAGATGAAAAATCAATTCACTCTATTTATTTTATAGATGACGAACATTCTACTCCAGAAAACATTTCATCAAGAGAAATTAAAAACTGTGTTTTGCAACTAGAGGAATATTTCTCCGGAAATCGTAAAGAATTTGAATTAACATTAGCTCCTAAAGGAACCAAATTTCAAGGAAAAGTTTGGAATGAATTATTAAGAGTTCCTTTTGGAAAAACTAGAAGTTATTTAGAACAATCTAAGGCATTAGGTGATATCAAAGCTATTAGAGCTGTTGCTTCTGCAAATGGCAAAAACCCAATTTCAATCATTATTCCTTGTCATAGAATTATAGGTTCCGACGGTTCTTTAACTGGGTATGCTGGTGGTGTTTGGAGAAAAAAATGGTTGTTAGAACATGAAAATGGAACAAAACAACAAAGCTTATTTTAA